One Streptococcus sp. zg-86 DNA window includes the following coding sequences:
- a CDS encoding NADPH-dependent FMN reductase: MKFIAIVGTNSAQSTNRKLLQYIQKHFADVAEIELIEIKDIPLFNKPANKTVPPIVTEIAEKIAAADGVIIGTPEYDHSIPAVLMSALAWLSYGIYPLLNKPVMITGASYGTLGSSRAQLQLRQILNAPEIKANVIPEEFLLSHSLQAFNSDGDLIDLDTIQKLEALFDDFRLFVKITGKLSNAKALLHKEAENFDWESL, encoded by the coding sequence ATGAAATTCATTGCTATTGTTGGGACGAATTCTGCCCAATCAACCAATCGAAAATTACTTCAATACATCCAAAAACATTTTGCGGATGTCGCAGAGATTGAATTGATTGAAATCAAAGATATTCCCTTATTTAATAAGCCTGCCAATAAAACGGTTCCACCAATTGTGACAGAAATTGCAGAGAAAATCGCAGCTGCAGATGGCGTCATCATTGGAACACCAGAATATGACCATTCTATTCCAGCTGTCTTAATGAGTGCCCTAGCTTGGCTATCCTATGGCATTTATCCACTGTTAAATAAACCGGTGATGATTACAGGTGCTTCCTATGGAACCTTAGGATCATCTCGTGCGCAACTCCAATTACGTCAAATCTTGAATGCTCCTGAGATTAAGGCGAATGTTATTCCAGAAGAATTTTTATTGTCTCACTCTCTTCAAGCTTTTAATAGTGATGGTGACCTCATCGACCTGGATACCATTCAAAAATTGGAAGCCTTATTTGATGACTTTAGACTCTTTGTGAAAATTACAGGTAAATTATCCAATGCCAAAGCCTTATTGCACAAAGAAGCTGAAAATTTTGATTGGGAAAGTTTATAG